Proteins from a single region of Treponema sp. J25:
- a CDS encoding HD domain-containing protein, whose protein sequence is MIPTREQAERLWRTYNDDVALWRHALAVEAAMRHFAGLFGEDPDLWGVVGLLHDIDYQRYPDQHCKVVRGLLQKEGIDELTIRAIESHGWGICTDVEPQSLLEKTLYAVDELTGFVTACALVRPSRSVMDLEVSSVKKKWKTAAFAAGVNRQVIEKGAERLGMPLDQLIQETILAMRKVAPAIGL, encoded by the coding sequence ATGATTCCTACAAGAGAACAGGCGGAACGTTTGTGGCGAACCTACAACGATGATGTGGCTTTGTGGCGTCATGCCCTGGCGGTGGAAGCGGCCATGCGACACTTTGCGGGTCTGTTTGGAGAGGATCCAGACCTCTGGGGAGTGGTAGGCCTGTTGCATGATATCGATTATCAACGGTATCCCGACCAGCACTGCAAAGTTGTTCGGGGCCTTTTACAGAAAGAAGGAATAGATGAACTGACTATTCGGGCTATAGAAAGCCACGGCTGGGGCATCTGTACCGATGTGGAACCCCAAAGTCTTTTAGAGAAAACCCTGTATGCGGTGGATGAACTTACCGGTTTTGTCACTGCCTGCGCCCTGGTGCGGCCCTCCAGAAGTGTTATGGACCTCGAAGTGTCGTCGGTGAAAAAGAAATGGAAGACCGCGGCCTTTGCGGCAGGGGTAAATCGGCAGGTAATCGAAAAAGGGGCCGAACGACTGGGGATGCCCCTGGATCAACTTATCCAGGAAACGATCCTGGCGATGCGCAAGGTGGCCCCTGCGATTGGCTTATAA
- a CDS encoding alpha/beta fold hydrolase, producing MKCIIGVLCFSFVIVSCATLPPAQDPSVAFRDAIWENLTDVSIKEGGESQPPSPFTTFPLSTKEFEGAPQATAEFSSQGKTALHTYLTEFYERLAIKSPFTHQYGFIPLPSPWGDYQLFVHILIPSDPSSRGTILMLHGYVSDSSRLSPTAGYFLSRGWVVLLTDLPGHGLSTGKRGDVPGFHLYGDMVQCLVEELLPRLPRPWMALGHSTGGLALLDYCSRYTAPFERLALYAPLVRTAWWNLAKGVRFFTKPFLHHTAAYSASPLGLRVFPVHWFDELVTWERGAQKIQDLRLPPTILIQPDHDEVVNSEYNARYITARAPHVQRVRLKNIDHFELDSRAPVEELLTTIEQFFTAP from the coding sequence ATGAAATGTATCATAGGGGTGCTTTGTTTTTCCTTCGTTATTGTCTCTTGCGCGACGCTGCCGCCGGCGCAGGATCCTTCCGTGGCCTTCCGGGATGCAATCTGGGAAAATCTTACCGATGTTTCGATTAAGGAAGGAGGGGAATCACAGCCGCCGAGCCCTTTTACAACTTTTCCTCTTTCTACAAAAGAATTCGAGGGAGCACCACAGGCCACGGCAGAGTTTTCTTCCCAGGGGAAAACAGCTCTTCACACATATCTTACTGAATTTTATGAGCGCCTTGCCATAAAAAGTCCCTTTACCCATCAGTATGGGTTCATCCCCCTTCCTTCGCCCTGGGGAGATTACCAGCTTTTTGTCCATATATTGATACCATCCGACCCTTCTTCACGGGGAACTATCCTTATGCTCCACGGCTATGTATCGGATAGTAGCCGCCTCAGCCCGACGGCGGGGTATTTCCTTTCCCGGGGATGGGTGGTCCTGCTTACCGACCTTCCTGGCCACGGTCTTTCCACGGGGAAGCGAGGTGATGTGCCAGGTTTTCATCTTTATGGAGATATGGTGCAGTGCTTAGTAGAAGAATTGCTCCCCCGCTTGCCCCGCCCCTGGATGGCCCTGGGGCACAGCACAGGAGGACTTGCCTTGTTGGACTACTGTAGCCGTTACACCGCCCCCTTTGAACGACTTGCCCTATACGCCCCCCTTGTGCGAACAGCCTGGTGGAACCTGGCAAAGGGGGTTCGTTTCTTCACCAAACCTTTTTTGCACCACACCGCCGCCTATTCTGCCAGTCCCCTGGGGCTCCGGGTCTTTCCTGTCCACTGGTTCGATGAACTGGTTACATGGGAAAGGGGGGCGCAAAAAATTCAGGATTTGCGGCTTCCCCCAACCATCCTGATTCAACCGGACCATGATGAGGTGGTGAATAGCGAGTATAACGCCCGGTATATTACGGCGAGGGCTCCCCATGTTCAGCGTGTTCGATTAAAAAACATTGATCACTTTGAGCTCGATTCCCGTGCTCCCGTAGAAGAACTCCTGACGACTATTGAACAATTTTTTACCGCCCCCTGA
- the ychF gene encoding redox-regulated ATPase YchF: MALNCGIVGLPNVGKSTIFSALTSAPAEAANYPFCTINPNVGIVDVPDFRLKKLAEIFNPKRVVPATVEFVDIAGLVKGASKGEGLGNQFLSHIREVGVIAHVVRCFDNPDIIHVANRVDPWDDIETINTELALADLETLQKRRERAERALKVQGKDQQKQAELTLLAIQKVQAVLEQGKPARSAPLSEEERVALYDAHLITMKPQIYVCNVDEQGMRGDNPYVAQVRSIAAAEGTEVIKICGKFEAELADLESEEEKRAFLAELGLEESGLSLLIHAAYRLLGLRTFFTAGEDECRAWTIHAGDTAPKAAGVIHSDFEKGFIKAEVYSFEDLITYGSEAKIKEAGKYRIEGKEYVVQDGDIMFFRFNV, from the coding sequence ATGGCGTTAAACTGTGGCATTGTGGGACTTCCGAACGTAGGAAAGTCCACCATTTTTTCTGCCCTTACCTCGGCCCCCGCCGAGGCGGCGAATTATCCCTTTTGTACGATTAACCCCAATGTGGGCATTGTGGATGTCCCCGATTTTCGTTTAAAAAAATTGGCGGAAATTTTTAATCCCAAACGGGTCGTCCCCGCTACGGTAGAATTTGTGGATATCGCCGGACTGGTAAAGGGGGCAAGTAAAGGAGAGGGTCTGGGAAATCAATTTTTATCCCATATTCGAGAAGTGGGGGTTATCGCCCATGTGGTTCGCTGCTTTGATAACCCTGACATTATTCATGTGGCCAACCGGGTAGACCCCTGGGATGATATAGAAACCATCAATACAGAACTGGCCCTGGCGGACCTCGAAACCCTTCAGAAGCGCCGGGAGCGGGCCGAGCGGGCCCTCAAGGTCCAGGGAAAGGACCAGCAAAAACAGGCGGAACTTACTCTTCTTGCAATCCAGAAGGTTCAGGCGGTGCTGGAACAGGGAAAGCCCGCTCGCAGTGCGCCCCTTTCGGAAGAAGAGCGAGTTGCCCTCTATGATGCCCATCTTATCACCATGAAGCCCCAAATTTATGTGTGTAACGTGGATGAACAGGGAATGAGGGGCGACAATCCGTACGTGGCCCAGGTGCGTTCTATTGCCGCTGCGGAGGGGACGGAGGTAATTAAGATTTGTGGCAAATTCGAAGCGGAACTGGCGGACCTCGAAAGCGAAGAGGAAAAACGGGCCTTTTTAGCGGAATTGGGCCTCGAAGAATCGGGCCTTTCGCTCCTTATCCATGCGGCTTATCGGCTTCTGGGATTACGGACCTTCTTTACGGCAGGAGAGGATGAATGCCGGGCCTGGACCATCCATGCGGGCGATACGGCTCCAAAGGCCGCCGGGGTTATCCATTCAGACTTTGAGAAGGGGTTTATAAAGGCCGAGGTTTATTCCTTCGAAGATCTCATCACCTATGGATCGGAAGCAAAAATAAAGGAGGCCGGGAAGTACCGAATCGAAGGGAAAGAATATGTAGTCCAGGATGGGGATATCATGTTCTTCCGCTTCAATGTGTGA